One window from the genome of Kluyveromyces marxianus DMKU3-1042 DNA, complete genome, chromosome 3 encodes:
- the GTA1 gene encoding Gta1p, with the protein MITYTACTLLAVIWLWYRLFQFLRIPVFKIVGLLNIELPQSTKVSVDKITQDSITLHWENEPDCIYTVSGVEENHHRFKVVSYKLYLDGKLVGNFPNTKRAYTFVHLRGLASGQTYQLDLVTVNQLGFTNKLPNVFVMTLPGDTKLESSVPPVPEQEEAQIMEDLTHLLPADVKWRKPLMITQSTKTATPSYSSLTTLNDLEGFSIQDLKNILVCSQEELHDVLQQHSMILQDFNDTKLQLQMELDNLKVQWNHEIELKKSMKSTINSLESSKVLYDLKREKLERSIKQIETKISKMNKDMDSWTKNDDIEKKKETLQEKYRKMSDKLNDAISATSEQVKKLQEEIAQQEDENKKLNQIKKLMDNESNGSASHQNQNSSSDSSTINWAQVMKKINESTVQRSGLLSSSGEDLLNSLPQQTSLVQAIKSELEIDQKLDNQWKASKSRFNKRIDHLERVWKELQTKNIQLKNELTLQTYSMSQQPSQSGINNDMTNHNPTHQLHLHDPSSYANYNTSGSLLAQTVASAPFTSWLQQGQQQHQQQQQTPLAAAADPTQSLPTSSHEPFYHNAEYEDSSHLISGLENMVADVADKPRTALLFTNDQLDEYWNSSSQISRPFSPSSLPPQNQPQPPTQPSHQQSLSQHQIAPIVSSDSSLSPAPQFKPHTDRSFLGVLNDAPNDDVISFHSALNNGATTSPMMVPSKTIHSVPDSAFSPSFHSIWNDSGISSPHSSNHAGTDNQNKPWIFNQPLDMPSAPAQERPKESSTRRMSKLFARGTQLFKLPSHDSQ; encoded by the coding sequence ATGATAACTTACACTGCGTGCACGCTGCTTGCCGTTATATGGTTGTGGTACAGACTGTTCCAGTTTTTACGTATTCCGGTCTTTAAGATTGTCGGTCTTCTGAACATCGAACTACCACAGTCCACCAAGGTTTCGGTCGATAAGATTACACAGGATAGCATTACTCTACACTGGGAGAATGAGCCCGATTGTATATACACCGTATCGGGTGTAGAGGAAAACCACCACCGATTCAAAGTCGTTTCGTATAAGCTCTATTTAGATGGGAAGCTAGTGGGCAATTTCCCAAACACGAAAAGGGCATACACGTTTGTACATTTGAGGGGGCTAGCTTCTGGTCAGACGTATCAGCTAGACCTAGTCACGGTCAACCAGTTGGGGTTCACTAATAAGCTTCCTAATGTGTTCGTGATGACTCTACCAGGCGATACCAAACTTGAGTCAAGTGTACCTCCGGTACCAGAACAGGAGGAAGCACAAATAATGGAGGATCTGACACACTTACTACCTGCAGATGTGAAGTGGAGAAAGCCCTTGATGATAACTCAGTCCACTAAGACGGCGACCCCCTCGTACTCCTCGTTAACAACGCTAAATGACTTGGAGGGCTTCTCTATccaagatttgaaaaacaTTTTGGTATGTTCACAGGAGGAATTACATGACGTGTTGCAACAGCACTCAATGATATTGCAAGATTTTAATGACACCAAACTACAGTTACAGATGGAACTAGATAATTTAAAAGTTCAATGGAACCACGAAATAGAACTCAAAAAATCCATGAAGTCAACGATCAACTCTTTGGAATCTTCTAAAGTATTATACGATttgaagagagagaaactTGAGAGATCaataaaacaaattgaaaccaaaatatCGAAGATGAACAAAGATATGGATTCATGGACTaaaaatgatgatatcgaaaagaaaaaagagactttacaagaaaaatatcGTAAAATGTCTGATAAGTTGAATGATGCAATTTCAGCTACATCAGAGCAAGTAAAGAAactacaagaagaaatagcacagcaagaagatgaaaataaaaaactaaatcaaatcaaaaaaCTTATGGATAACGAATCAAATGGCTCTGCCTCTcatcaaaaccaaaattcATCTTCGGACTCTTCTACCATTAATTGGGCACAAGTtatgaaaaagataaacGAATCTACTGTTCAAAGGTCTGGCTTACTCTCGTCCAGTGGAGAAGATCTGTTGAATAGTTTGCCACAACAGACCTCTTTGGTCCAAGCCATAAAATCTGAACTAGAGATTGACCAAAAACTAGACAACCAATGGAAAGCATCGAAAAGCCGTTTCAATAAAAGGATTGACCATCTAGAAAGAGTATGGAAAGAAttacaaaccaaaaatataCAGCTAAAAAATGAACTCACTTTACAGACATACTCTATGTCCCAACAACCATCTCAGAGTGGCATTAACAACGATATGACTAACCATAATCCAACTCACCAGTTACATTTGCATGATCCTTCTTCATATGCAAATTACAATACCAGTGGTTCGCTTTTGGCCCAGACTGTTGCTTCAGCACCATTCACATCTTGGCTACAACAAggacagcagcagcatcaacagcagcaacaaacACCGCTTGCCGCAGCAGCAGACCCCACACAGAGTCTACCGACGTCTTCTCATGAGCCATTCTACCATAACGCAGAATATGAGGACTCTTCGCATCTGATCTCCGGTTTGGAGAATATGGTCGCAGACGTTGCTGATAAGCCTAGAACCGCCTTACTGTTCACTAATGACCAATTAGACGAATACTGGAATAGTTCAAGCCAAATTTCGCGGCCATTTAGCCCCTCTAGCCTTCCACCTCAAAATCAACCACAACCCCCAACTCAACCCTCTCATCAGCAATCTTTATCACAACATCAAATAGCTCCTATTGTATCATCAGATTCCTCACTCTCTCCTGCACCGCAATTTAAACCACATACTGATAGAAGCTTTCTCGGCGTCCTCAACGACGCTCCCAATGATGATGttatttctttccattctGCATTGAATAACGGGGCAACCACATCCCCAATGATGGTTCCTTCGAAAACAATTCATTCTGTTCCAGATTCTGCCTTCTCACCATCCTTTCATAGTATTTGGAATGACAGTGGAATATCATCTCCGCACTCATCAAACCATGCGGGAACCGACAATCAGAATAAGCCTTGGATTTTCAACCAACCACTTGATATGCCAAGTGCACCTGCACAAGAAAGACCGAAGGAAAGCTCCACACGTAGAATGTCAAAACTGTTCGCAAGAGGCACACAACTGTTTAAATTACCAAGTCATGATTCGCAGTGA
- the GDA1 gene encoding guanosine diphosphatase, giving the protein MHVNSIVRNYRFLIGALTALMLILLLRSSVSSSTGSLANSSRLETPDGVHVPNPSTPMEHQQQEYVPKAVSSQKAEDSTTTGKTKADSASKSGKCSEDHKYVVMIDAGSTGSRVHVYEFDVCTQPPTLINETFEMLKPGLSSFDTNAIGAAESLDPLLEVAMEAVPKSKRSCTPVAVKATAGLRLLGEEKSSNILKQVRKRLEEKYPFPVVEGNGVSIMNGEEEGVFAWVTANYLLGNIGAGSKLPTAAVFDLGGGSTQIVFEPNFPPNEKMVDGEHKYELQFGGHTYTLYQFSHLGYGLMQGRNRINSVLVETAIKDGKIEKGQTAKTHELISPCLPPGQVAKNEKVKLSSNEIYTVTFKGPSVPAGPQCRFLADKILNKDAECKTPPCSFNGVHQPSLVHTFKETNDLYVFSYFYDRTQPLGLPLSFTLQELQDLARTVCNGEDVWKSVFSGIEDSIDQLSKEPQWCLDLSFQVSLLHTGYDIPLHRELRTAKTIANNELGWCLGASLPLLESDNWTCRVSEVQ; this is encoded by the coding sequence ATGCACGTTAATTCGATAGTTCGAAACTATCGATTCCTCATCGGGGCATTAACTGCGTTAATGCTAATTCTGTTGCTCAGATCTTCTGTATCTTCGTCGACGGGATCGTTGGCGAACTCGAGTCGTTTGGAAACACCAGATGGAGTGCATGTGCCCAATCCATCTACGCCAATGgaacaccaacaacagGAATACGTGCCCAAGGCAGTTAGCAGCCAGAAAGCTGAAGACAGTACAACTACTGGTAAGACAAAGGCTGATTCTGCTTCTAAGAGTGGTAAATGTTCAGAGGACCATAAATATGTTGTTATGATCGATGCTGGTTCCACTGGTAGTCGTGTTCACGTGTATGAGTTTGATGTTTGCACCCAGCCTCCAACTTTAATTAATGAGACGTTTGAGATGTTGAAACCCGGTTTGTCAAGCTTTGATACTAATGCGATTGGTGCTGCAGAGTCGCTCGATCCATTACTAGAGGTTGCTATGGAAGCAGTTCCAAAGagcaaaagaagttgcACGCCGGTTGCGGTGAAGGCTACTGCTGGTTTGAGATTGTTGGGAGAAGAAAAGTCATCTAACATCTTGAAGCAGGTCCGCAAGCGTTTGGAGGAAAAGTACCCATTCCCTGTGGTGGAAGGTAACGGTGTATCCATTATGAAcggtgaagaagaaggtgtcTTTGCCTGGGTTACTGCTAACTATTTATTAGGAAACATTGGAGCTGGTTCTAAACTACCAACTGCTGCTGTGTTTGACTTGGGTGGTGGTTCTACGCAGATTGTTTTCGAGCCAAACTTCCCTCCTAATGAGAAAATGGTTGATGGAGAACATAAGTACGAACTACAGTTTGGTGGTCACACTTACACGTTGTATCAATTCTCTCACCTTGGCTACGGTTTAATGCAAGGTAGAAACAGAATCAATTCGGTATTGGTTGAAACTGCCATTAAGGATGGTAAGATTGAAAAGGGACAAACCGCAAAGACTCACGAGCTAATCTCACCATGCTTGCCTCCTGGACAGGTTGCTAAGAACGAAAAAGTGAAACTGTCTAGTAATGAAATTTACACTGTCACTTTCAAGGGCCCCTCAGTCCCAGCTGGTCCACAGTGTAGATTCCTTGCTGACAAGATCTTGAACAAGGACGCAGAATGTAAGACACCtccttgttctttcaaTGGTGTTCACCAACCTTCCTTAGTTCACACCTTTAAGGAAACTAATGACCTCTACGTTTTCTCTTACTTCTACGATAGAACACAACCTCTTGGCTTGCCATTGTCATTTACCCTACAGGAGTTGCAAGACTTAGCAAGAACTGTGTGTAATGGCGAGGATGTATGGAAGAGTGTTTTCAGTGGCATTGAGGACTCGATAGACCAACTAAGTAAGGAGCCTCAATGGTGTTTGGATCTCTCATTCCAAGTTTCCTTGTTGCATACTGGCTATGACATTCCTCTACACAGAGAATTGAGAACAGCAAAAACTATAGCAAATAACGAATTGGGTTGGTGTTTAGGTGCATCGCTCCCATTACTCGAATCTGACAACTGGACTTGCAGAGTTTCCGAAGTCCAATAG
- the IES6 gene encoding Ies6p, which translates to MDRIEFLKQVAAENDTTGLRFKQPTWHKHLKRNKNAKALISDEWKRLTREKEKEKEKEMEGDAAEDPNYNKTRLSYFNVQAYPSTRPAKKYCDVTGLKSHYKAPNTGLRFHNSEIYSLIIKPMAPGAEQAYLKLRGDHFVLK; encoded by the coding sequence ATGGACAGAATCGAGTTCTTGAAACAAGTGGCAGCAGAAAATGACACTACAGGGCTTCGATTCAAGCAACCTACGTGGCATAAGCACTTGAAACGTAACAAGAACGCTAAAGCGTTGATATCTGACGAGTGGAAACGTTTGACCCGGgaaaaggagaaggagaaagagaaggagaTGGAGGGCGATGCGGCTGAAGATCCCAACTACAACAAGACCAGATTGTCGTACTTTAACGTGCAGGCGTACCCATCTACCAGGCCAGCCAAGAAGTATTGCGACGTAACGGGGTTAAAGTCTCACTACAAGGCACCAAACACCGGTCTCAGATTCCACAATAGCGAGATATACTCTCTGATAATAAAGCCAATGGCTCCGGGAGCAGAACAGGCGTATTTGAAACTAAGAGGCGATCATTTCGTGTTGAAATGA
- the CYC7 gene encoding cytochrome c isoform 2: protein MPAPFKKGSEKKGATLFKTRCLQCHTVEEGGPHKVGPNLHGVFGRHSGQAAGYSYTDANIKKNVLWDEQTMSDYLENPKKYIPGTKMAFGGLKKEKDRNDLVTYMLKACK, encoded by the coding sequence ATGCCAGCTCCATTCAAGAAAGGTTCCGAAAAGAAGGGTGCaactttgttcaagacCAGATGTTTGCAATGTCACAccgttgaagaaggtggtCCACACAAGGTCGGTCCAAACTTGCACGGTGTCTTTGGTAGACACTCCGGTCAAGCTGCTGGTTACTCCTACACTGATGCTaacatcaagaagaacGTCTTGTGGGATGAACAAACCATGTCTGACTACTTGGAAAACCCAAAGAAGTACATTCCAGGTACCAAGATGGCCTTCGGtggtttgaagaaggaaaaggacAGAAACGATTTGGTCACCTACATGCTGAAGGCTTGTAAATAA
- the TMT1 gene encoding trans-aconitate 3-methyltransferase, protein MSAFTAKDFNAAVYSDFRPSYPDDWYKTLSAYHKGNHHLVLDIGCGPGTATFALRKHMPFEKVVGADISQTMVEKARKVASDSNQQEVQFVAYNGDIKEIGLKPDMVTMAECAHWLDWENAMEQVAAVLPSDGTLAIWCYVDPVFVDFPELDSDIENLQYSEPPAGLGPYWEQPGRQNLRELLPKLPPPEKWFKDIQLWRHDGRSTATRAATPLVMEKTMTLEAFHNYTTTWSSYHNWSSSTNAGESHPDPTIPFMEKVKRVTKLESRDTIRVAWKTVALLARRK, encoded by the coding sequence ATGAGCGCCTTCACTGCTAAAGATTTCAACGCTGCCGTTTACTCTGACTTTAGACCAAGTTACCCAGACGACTGGTACAAGACCCTGTCTGCGTACCATAAGGGCAACCACCACCTCGTTTTGGACATAGGATGTGGTCCTGGTACCGCTACGTTTGCTCTACGTAAACACATGCCTTTCGAGAAAGTCGTTGGTGCCGACATCTCACAGACAATGGTTGAGAAGGCCCGCAAAGTGGCTTCAGATTCTAACCAACAAGAGGTCCAATTTGTTGCCTACAATGGAGACATAAAAGAGATCGGGTTGAAGCCCGACATGGTTACCATGGCCGAGTGTGCCCATTGGCTCGATTGGGAAAACGCTATGGAGCAAGTCGCTGCGGTCTTACCAAGTGATGGAACGTTAGCCATCTGGTGCTACGTGGACCCGGTATTTGTTGATTTCCCGGAGCTAGATTCTGATATCGAAAACTTGCAGTACAGCGAACCACCAGCTGGCTTGGGCCCATATTGGGAGCAACCGGGCAGACAAAATCTAAGAGAATTGTTGCCCAAATTACCCCCACCAGAGAAGTGGTTCAAGGACATCCAGCTTTGGAGACACGACGGCCGCTCCACGGCCACCCGCGCGGCCACCCCGTTGGTCATGGAAAAGACCATGACTCTGGAAGCGTTCCACAACTACACCACTACCTGGAGCAGCTACCACAactggagcagcagcaccaatGCCGGAGAATCGCACCCAGACCCCACAATCCCCTTTATGGAAAAGGTGAAAAGGGTCACCAAACTCgaatcacgtgacacaaTCCGCGTCGCCTGGAAAACCGTCGCGCTGCTCGCTCGCCGCAAGTAG
- the ISY1 gene encoding Isy1p: MSRNVNKANSVLVRYQEAEAAASGGYQDFSRLKRPTRINKVDKLDEAIRWRSELVKEIGQRITQIHDPSLNEQQIRELNEELNKLFEEKGRWDFHIKNRLKGPDLKKRKQLNTTGGTLLKGTRYFGRALELPEVRELLKEEKERREKHKSAKEKDLELQKKIQRWKNTLRDDNYYMSYGAEVRVYDEERQIEMLRSKLPNNDNKPLVEIPTLPVPSLKDIEKWLVQRRRKELQKQLDL, encoded by the coding sequence ATGAGTCGAAACGTGAATAAGGCGAACTCTGTTCTTGTGCGATATCAAGAGGCTGAAGCAGCTGCGTCAGGAGGATATCAGGACTTTTCTCGGTTGAAAAGGCCTACTCGGATTAATAAGGTAGACAAATTAGACGAGGCAATACGATGGAGGAGCGAACTTGTGAAAGAGATTGGACAGCGGATTACACAGATTCATGATCCGTCCTTAAATGAGCAACAGATACGAGAGCTTAATGAGGAGCTAAATAAGCTTTTCGAAGAGAAGGGACGATGGGATTTCCATATCAAGAATAGACTAAAGGGACCggatttgaaaaagagaaagcaGTTGAACACTACTGGAGGCACGCTTCTAAAGGGGACGAGGTATTTTGGAAGAGCTTTGGAGTTGCCTGAGGTTCGTGAGcttttgaaggaagaaaaagaacgAAGGGAAAAGCACAAAAGTGCGAAGGAAAAGGACTTGGAgttgcaaaagaagataCAACGATGGAAAAACACGTTGAGAGACGATAATTACTATATGTCATATGGGGCTGAAGTTAGAGTGTACGATGAGGAAAGACAGATTGAGATGCTTCGTTCAAAGCTTCCGAACAATGATAATAAACCGTTGGTTGAAATTCCTACATTGCCCGTTCCTTCATTGAAAGATATCGAAAAATGGCTTGTGCAGAGACGGAGAAAGGAACTACAAAAACAGCTTGATTTATAG
- the UTR2 gene encoding chitin transglycosylase UTR2, whose product MKCFIKGLAILSIALKAVSADSEVTCSEDSHCPEDKPCCNQYGTCGSGSFCLGGCNPKFSYKKEACMPLPACQNSETVFSNYKSKLASAYTYLGDYTKANWTYEGYPMDYDDENALILAMPKNSGGTVLSSTRYVWYGNVKARFKASHGGGVVSAFIMFSSVQDEIDYEWVGVDTQKVQTNWYWQGALNYTNSKNLTATSYDDDYHVYEIDWKEDAVTWLVDGQPGRTLFKNETYNETSKQYNYPQTPARIQLSIWPGGNATNAPGTIAWAGGLIDWDSQDIQENGYYYSIVESVNITCYDPPAGVKKNGTQVYQYTGDDDYMEGGVFLSNANTVLKDYDNSGLDDNTPDKKSSSSSSSSATKTSSSSSSASTSSSKSDSKSQTQTQAKSSSTTESNEGHQADNSSAVSETAESTSSSSSAAVTGFVQNMATASASGSTTASGSPSKAAGSNNTPFSFGMSLVSLLFFFI is encoded by the coding sequence ATGAAGTGTTTTATTAAAGGGCTAGCAATCCTCTCAATTGCTTTAAAGGCTGTTTCTGCTGACTCAGAAGTAACATGCAGCGAAGATAGTCATTGTCCGGAAGACAAGCCATGCTGTAACCAATACGGTACATGCGGATCTGGTTCATTTTGTTTAGGAGGTTGTAATCCTAAATTCTCATACAAAAAAGAGGCATGCATGCCTTTGCCTGCTTGCCAGAACTCCGAAACTGTTTTCAGTAATTATAAATCAAAGTTAGCTAGCGCATATACCTATTTGGGTGATTACACTAAGGCGAACTGGACTTATGAAGGTTACCCAATGGactatgatgatgaaaatgcTTTGATTTTGGCTATGCCTAAAAATAGCGGTGGTACCGTGTTGTCATCTACCAGATATGTTTGGTACGGTAATGTTAAAGCCAGGTTTAAGGCTTCTCatggtggtggtgttgtTAGTGCGTTCatcatgttttcttctgtccaagatgaaattgattACGAATGGGTCGGTGTTGATACTCAAAAGGTTCAAACCAATTGGTACTGGCAGGGTGCTTTGAACTATACCAACTCCAAGAATCTGACTGCCACTTCTTACGATGATGATTACCATGTGTATGAAATCGATTGGAAGGAAGATGCGGTCACATGGCTCGTTGACGGTCAACCTGGCAGAACACTATTTAAAAACGAAACATACAATGAAACCAGCAAACAATACAACTATCCACAAACGCCAGCTAGAATCCAGCTGTCTATATGGCCAGGTGGTAATGCTACTAATGCCCCAGGTACAATCGCATGGGCTGGTGGTTTGATTGACTGGGATTCTCAAGACATACAAGAGAATGGTTACTACTACAGTATTGTCGAAAGTGTTAACATTACTTGTTATGATCCACCGGCTGGCGTCAAGAAAAACGGAACCCAAGTTTACCAATACACTGGCGATGATGATTATATGGAAGGCGGCGTTTTCTTGAGTAATGCAAACACCGTGTTGAAGGATTACGACAACTCCGGATTGGACGATAACACTCCAGACAAGAAgtcctcatcttcatcctcatcttccGCAACCAAGacatcatcgtcgtcgtcatctGCCTCGACATCCTCCTCGAAGTCGGACTCGAAGTCTCAAACCCAAACTCAAGCCAAGTCTTCATCCACCACAGAATCCAATGAAGGCCACCAGGCCGATAACAGTTCTGCAGTATCGGAAACTGCCGaatcaacttcatcatcatcatctgctGCTGTGACAGGATTTGTTCAAAACATGGCAACTGCCAGTGCTTCGGGAAGCACAACCGCTTCAGGATCTCCATCCAAAGCTGCAGGTAGCAATAACACGCCTTTCAGCTTCGGCATGAGTTTGGTCTCAttattgttcttctttatttaa
- the YEF1 gene encoding NADH/NAD(+) kinase, producing MVNHPLEEKALPTGMECSSSNSSSRTSVPLSFEVKRQNRHNGCERFQNVMCSDGMEPNDPDHLLHKELQQVDDFQGEENDNVDEMLTTERMFRKLSTGSEDMKKAYSHAQLSSTAHGVRILSKNLSNTKVALEVKNLMIVTKKQDDSLIYLTREMVEWILVNYPSIDIYVDAKFEKNEPFNAKELCKDSKCGSHKIRYWTPTFVKENEYFFDLIITLGGDGTVLYVSSIFQKNVPPVMSFALGSLGFLTNFQFENFKHDLSKVLQNKIKSKMRMRLCCQLYKRRIKRKDEESGKTHIKYDLKGEYHVLNELTIDRGPSPFIAMLELYGDGSLLTVAQADGLIIASPTGSTAYSLSAGGPLVYPSVNAIAVTPICPHTLSFRPIILPDSMTLKVKVPRTSRSTAWAAFDGKNRVEMQKGDYIVITASPYSFPTLEARSTEFIDGISRTLNWNVREPQKSFTHMLSRKNQQKYEIHTEKAKLGSEEEEELEESTNTAASDSERDSNSESDSDSDVE from the coding sequence ATGGTTAACCACCCgcttgaagaaaaggcaTTACCCACTGGCATGGAGTGTTCCAGTAGCAATAGCTCTTCAAGAACTAGCGTGCCTTTATCATTTGAAGTAAAAAGACAAAACAGACATAACGGTTGTGAGCGCTTCCAGAATGTCATGTGCAGTGATGGAATGGAACCAAATGACCCAGATCATCTGCTGCACAAGGAGCTGCAACAGGTCGATGACTTTCAAGGAGAAGAGAACGATAATGTAGATGAAATGCTGACTACGGAACGTATGTTTAGAAAACTGTCCACCGGGAGTGAAGACATGAAAAAGGCATATTCTCATGCACAGTTATCATCTACGGCACATGGTGTTCGAATTCTATCTAAAAATCTCTCTAATACTAAGGTAGCTTTGGAGGTCAAGAACTTAATGATTGTAACTAAGAAACAGGATGATTCATTGATATATCTAACCAGGGAGATGGTAGAATGGATTCTCGTGAACTACCCCTCGATAGACATATACGTGGATGCAAAATTCGAGAAGAACGAACCTTTCAATGCGAAAGAATTGTGTAAAGATAGCAAATGTGGGTCACATAAGATTAGGTATTGGACACCCACTTTTGTCAAAGAGAACgaatatttctttgacCTAATTATTACTCTTGGAGGAGATGGAACTGTGTTATACGTATCTTCgatattccaaaagaatGTCCCTCCCGTCATGTCGTTCGCACTGGGCTCGCTTGGCTTCCTAACCAATTTCCAatttgaaaacttcaagCACGATTTGTCTAaggttcttcaaaataAGATCAAGTCCAAGATGCGGATGAGGCTATGCTGTCAGTTGTATAAAAGAAGGATTAAGAGGAAGGACGAAGAATCAGGAAAGACGCATATCAAGTATGACCTTAAGGGAGAGTACCATGTATTGAATGAGCTAACTATAGACAGGGGTCCAAGTCCGTTTATTGCTATGTTAGAATTATACGGCGATGGCTCGTTACTCACTGTGGCCCAAGCTGATGGCTTGATTATTGCGTCGCCAACGGGCTCCACCGCCTATTCCCTAAGCGCTGGTGGTCCATTAGTCTACCCTAGCGTGAACGCTATTGCAGTGACTCCAATTTGCCCTCACACGTTGAGTTTCAGACCCATAATATTACCAGACAGCATGACGCTGAAGGTGAAGGTTCCCAGAACCAGTAGAAGCACTGCATGGGCCGCTTTCGATGGTAAAAACAGAGTGGAAATGCAGAAAGGAGACTACATCGTAATAACAGCAAGTCCCTACTCTTTCCCAACGCTCGAAGCTCGAAGCACCGAATTCATCGATGGCATAAGCCGGACCTTGAATTGGAATGTCCGCGAGCCGCAAAAATCATTTACCCATAtgctttcaagaaagaaccaacaaaaatatgaaataCACACAGAGAAGGCCAAATTGGGTTCtgaagaggaggaagaacTAGAAGAAAGCACCAACACTGCCGCTTCTGATTCCGAGCGGGACTCGAACTCTGAATCCGATTCGGATTCAGACGTTGAATGA